The window CGCTCCCATGCCTGTAACTACTACCCGTTGTATATGCATCTCAGTTCCTCATGGATTTTATCGTGTCCGCTAATAATACCACATGTCAGGTAGGCTGAAACAATAGCCCCGAGTACTCCCGGTGCAATGATGCTCTGCCCTGCCATAAAAAGACCTTTAATCTTGGTAACCGGGAGCGGGTTATATTGAGAAGCTGTGTGAGCGACCCCGTATAAACTTCCGGTAGGACTTAAACAGTAATCTTTTAAGGTAAGCGGAGTTGCGCAATCAACAAACTCCACTTTTCCATATAGTTCAGGGCAACGCCGGAAACATTCAGTTTTAAATTCTTTTATGAGCTGATCTTTTAGTTTTTTATAATCCGGCGGTCTGTTTTTTAACGATGAGTCAGCCCATTTTGCAAATTTATCAAAGCTTATAGGCATAACTGCTGTAACAGCCTGCTTGCTGTTTGGTTGCGTTGTTTGTCCTGCTGAAATAAAAATAGCGCTTTGTTTTATAGTTGCTTTGCCTCTCAGTATCTCGGAGTAATTTCCATCAGGCCAGAGAAAAATATTTTTCCTGTTAAGGCTCTCGGTGGGAGGCTGAGCAATTCCAAAAAGAATGAGAGCAGATGTTGTCTCTGACAGATCATTAATTCTGCGTTTAAAAATCGGGCGGAAGGCTCCTTCTGCAGCACAGCTGACCATTGTCCTTGGGTGAGCGGTCCATATGCAGGACTCAGCCTTTATGGTTGTTCCATCTGAAAACTGAAGACCTTCAAACTCCCTATTGGAATTATGATTGATTTTACTGACGGAACTTCCCGTTAGAATATCTACTCCTGAGTCTGCAAGTACCTTCTGGAAAGCTCTAGCAATTGCTCTACCTCCACCTTCAATGGAATGGGCCGACATAAAATATGATCCGGCAACCAGAGCATGGGTTGAAAGCATGGCTTCATCCGGAGGAGTGCCGTAGAGCAGCGTGTGGTAACATAGCAGCCTTTTCAAATCTTCATTGTCTATAATTGAATCCAGAAAACTTTGTAACGTTTCTGTTTCTGCATGCGTGATAGATTTAATAGAGAAATTGCGATTAAAATTTAGAAAAGGTGAAAGATTAAAAGTTTCTTTAATTTTAGCAAGATAACAGTCTATGGCTTCTTTTTCTGCAGGAAAAGCTGAGTGTAAAGTTTTCTTCAGGTTATCATATCCGAATGGAATGTTGATTTGTTTTTCGTTGTGCTCAAATCTGAAGCAGTCATAGCCATTTTGATTAAATGGAATTTTAGTAAGGTTTTCAGAAAGGCCGAGATGTTTGAAATATACGTCAAGAGGGTGGTTGTCTCCAAGTCCGCCAAGTAGATGTACTCCCGTATCAAAGTGCATTCCATGACGATTAAAACCTCTGATTGTCGGAGCCAGTGTGGGGAATGCTTCTACAAGTGCAACTTTTCCTCCGCTGCGAGCTAGAAGGATTGCCGCAGTCATGCCTGAAATTCCACCGCCAACAACTATATGCTCATATTTATTCATCAAAATTTTAGTACCAGGCATGAATTGGTTCCGCCGAACCCGGCTGAGTTCAGCAGTGCATTACGTGGTGGTTCAAAGATCGTTTCTGACACGATGTTCAGTCCAGCCGCATCGCTGCCGCCATCTTTATAGTTGATGTTGGGAGCAATGAATCCCCCCTGATTCATGAGCACTGTATATACAACCTGACTTGCTCCGGACATCCATAGTTCGTGTCCTGTCATGGATTTGGTTGAAGAAATTCTGGGATTACTATCACTAAATAATCTTCGGATATTTTCAGCTTCAGCGGCATCTCCAGCTGGCGTCGCTGTGGCGTGTGCACATATGTAGTCTATATCACTGGCTGCAAGTCCTGCCTGCTTAATTGCTTTGGCTCCTGCACGGGCCAGCCCTGTCTTGCCGGGGACAGAAATATGTTCACCATCAGACGAAAAACCATAACCTGAAACCGTTCCCAGAATTTCAGCACCACGTTCTTTGGCGAGATCATATCTCTCGAGTACAATTGCAGCCGCTCCCCCGCTGGGGACAAGGCCGTCACGATCTTTATCAAAAGGGCGGCTGGCCTGCTGCGGAAGATCCGTTTTACATGAAAAAGCACCAAGACCGTCAAAGCTGCACATGGATTGCCAGTTGATTTCCTGTGCTCCACCACAGATAACTCTTTCCTGCTGACCAGATGAAATAAGGCTGAATCCCTGTCCTACAGCGTGACCTCCGCTGGAGCAGGCAGAACTGATGGTCCATGCAGCCCCACGGGTTTTGAAAAGTGTATTCAGGTTCATTGTAATACAGGAGGTCATAGAGCGAAAAACAGCGCCGCTGCCAATAAGAGAAGTCTGTCCTCGTTCTTTCAGTAACTCCACCTGATCAAGAGCTGCGATGCAACTGGAGTCGCAACCGAAAATCAGACCTGATTCATCGTTTTGCAAATCTTCAATACTCAGACCTGACTGATCAAGTGCCTGAAAAGCAGCGGCATAGGCTTGAACGGCGTGATCAGGCATAGTTTTAAGCTGTTTTCTGCTTAGCCATTCTTTGGGATTAAAGCCTGTAATTACACCAGTCAGTGGACTTTCAAAGCCCATTGTAATCCGATGCGCATCGACAATGATGCCCGAACTTCCTTTTTTTAGAGAGTTGCTGATATCCGCGCGGGATGATCCTAAAACCGAAATGGCACCAATGCCAGTAATTGCAACTTTAAACAAAAGAACTCCTGAAATCTCAGTTAAGTCTCACCACTCAGCCTTTTTAAGAGGTCGAAGACTATATAAAATATATTCTTTTTTTGTATATTAAGAAGGCATACCAAGAATCTGTTTACTGCATGAAATAATAACCTTGTAATCAGTTAATTAGATTTTGGATATGCAGCCGATTATTAAAAAAAGCTGGATGATGGTATGGGCGCATGTTGATAGATTTGCTTGTGAGTATTATGTATAAATGCCGCCGTTAACAGCTATAGTCTGACCTGTTATGTAGCTGGCTTTGTCTGAGCATAAAAAGGATACAACTCCAGCCACTTCCTTAGGGGTGCCAAGCCTTTTGAGCGGGATAGTATTTTTGATTTCATCAACTGGAAGCTCACTTAACATGTCGGTATCTATGAAGCCGGGAGTGACTGCGTTGACTAGAATATTGCGTTTTGCAACTTCCATTGCCAGAGATTTTGTAGCTCCTATGAGTCCTGCCTTGGCAGCACAGTAGTTTGTTTGACCGGCAACTCCGGTTTCGCCAGAGGTTGAAGCAATGTTTATAATCCGCCCGGTTCTTTTGCGCAGCATTCTGGATACAACCGGTTTAGTTACATTAAAAAAACCGGTCAGATGAACCTGCAGAACTTTGTTCCAGTCAGAACTATCCATCATCATCATAATGGAGTCGCGAGTAAATCCGGCATTATTTACAACGATATAAGGAACTTTTTTTTCAAGAAGAGAACTTAGATTCTCTTCAACAGCTTTTTCATCTGTAACGTCAAATTTAAGCAGAGTGCATTGCTGTCCGTGCTGCTTTATTTGTTCTGCTGTTTTATGTGCTCCTGCATCATCACTTCGGTAGTTAAGCCAGATATCATAGCCGTCTTCAGCAAGTTGCACGGCAATAGCTGCACCTATACCTTTGCTTGCGCCAGTAATTAATGCAATTTTTGACATTTTAAATTGATAGTCCCTGTTGTGTAGTTTTTTAGTCTGCATGAAGACTAAAAAGTGATAGATTCTGAATAATCTAATACTTCAAAATAATCCTGCCCATATCTTTAGATAGGAATTAATATTTATAGTTGTTTTTTTCTATAAATCATTAATAGATATCTTTGGTCCGATATAGTTATATGGCATCTTCGTCAGTATTTCTTCCTTCTTGATATCCTTTATGAAATTCTCCAGGCATCTCTTTTACTTCTTTAATAGCCTGACCTGTTGCTTTGCCCATTTTGGCACAGCCTAGAGAAGAAACCATGATTGTCGCAATTATGATTGCGGAAGCGATTTTGGTAAGCATATTTCCTCCAATATGTTTTGATGATGATAAATAATATTGGAAAATTTGAAAAGTCAACTGGAAGATATTATAAAATGTAGTTTACCAAGCCTGACGCATCTGCTGCTCTGTATTATTTCAAAATATTAGGCTGCAGCAATGATTGGATTTGATCGTGACTGTTTTCTTTTACCTTACCAGCTTTCACTTTCTTGCATAGATATTTACTCTGGTGTAATTAATACTGTATTCAGTCTATTATATTGATAACCTTTCTATATTCAGGAATCAGTTAATGTTTTAAAAAAATGGAGTTTAACTCATGTATTGCCTCTATGCCTTTAATGGTGAACTTATGTGCTTCGTTCACGTTCTTCTGAACGGACTTGATATGGCTGAAAAAGGTATGAAAGTATCCATCGTATTTGAAGGAGCTTCAGTTGCTCTTATCCCTGAACTGGAGAAGAAGGACTGTCCTTTTCATAAATTGTATATGAAGGCCAAGTCACAGGGACTTTTTGACGGAGCGTGTAAAGCCTGTTCCGTTAAACTTCAAGTGAAAGAAGATGTGGAAAAATCCGGAATCCCTCTTATTGGTGAAATGTCTGGACACCCGGCAATGTCAGATTACATTGAGAAAGGATATAAAATAATTACCTTCTAGTTCGTTATAGAACGCCACTCTCTCTATCATTTCGGTGGCAGAGTGGAGTGGTTTTCTTTTCGTTTATTGAGAACATTTGAACTGATCACCTCGTGCAGTTTTTCCTGCTCTACAGGTTTGGCAATGTAATCATCCATTCCAGATTGCATAAAATTGTTTTTATCATTTTCCATAGCGTATGCAGTAATAGCAATAATAGGTATGCGTTTGTTGTGTGCCCCGGCTTCTCCTTTACGGATCGCCTTAGTTGCTTCCACTCCGTTCATAACAGGCATTTGTACATCCATAAGGACTAAATCAAAGTCCTTGTAGCTTAGTAAGCCCAATGCCTGCTGACCGTTTTCAGCTGTTTCAACATCGCAGCCCATGGATTCAAGATATCGTTTTGTATAAAGTCTGTTTATTCTTTCGTCTTCGGCAACAAGTATTTTGTAGCCGGATAGAGGGAGTGCTTTTTTTGGTATTTCTTTCTTCTTACTGCTTATTGAAGCTGTGGGTGAATTTGTAAAAGGGATTGAAATATAAAAAGAACTTCCTTCTCCCATACGGCTTTCAATAGATATACTCCCGTTCATAAGGGTTACGAGCTGCTTGCATATTGCAAGGCCTAGCCCTACTCCCTGATGCTCACGCGTATATCCTTCACTTGCCTGTGTAAATGATTCAAAAAGTTTGTTTAGCTGCTCATCGGGGATTCCTGCTCCTGTATCGGATACGATGAACAGAATAGACGTTTTGTCCGGCTGGTTGATGTGTATTTTTTGAGCGCTGATAGTAACGCTGCCTTTTTCTGTAAATTTTAAAGCATTTCCAACTATATTACTTAATATCTGCTGTAACCTCAGGTCATCACCAATGATCTTTTCAGGAACGTCCGGGGCAATCTCAAGGTTCAATTTCAAACCGGAGTGCTGTGCGGTTACTCTGAACATATCATATATATGCTGCATGGTCTTAAGCGGATTGAATCCAGTATTCTGAATAGAGAGTTTTCCTGCTTCGACCCTTGCTAAATCTAAAATGTCAGAAAGGACATTGTTCAACCGTTTGGATGCCTGCATGGCTGCGGTTATATATTCTATTTGTTTCTGTGATAGATTATCAGCCTGCAACAGTTGCAGCATACCCATGATGCCGTTTAGTGGAGTTCGAATTTCGTGGCTCATGTTGGCAAGAAATTCTGACTTTGTATTGCTTGCAGATTCGGCTCGGGCTTTTTCAAGCTCAACTTTTTCCAAAGCACTTTTCAGGTCAGTAATATCTCGGACAATTCCTTCTATAGCGATGGCTTTTCCGCCTGAATCAGTGAGGAGAATATTTGTCTGCTGCATCCATTTGATTTCGCCTGACTTGTGCGTAATTTTGTACTCAACGACCGGTGAAATAACTCCTTTCATCAAGTTGGGCCAGTTTTTCTGTATCAGTGATTGCCATGGTTCATTAACAATCTTTATCATGAGGGTGTAGTCTGCATAAAAATCTTCCGGTTCGTATCCCATGACTTTTTGACATGCTGAGCTGATGTATTCATACTTTTCTGCGGCTAAGGAAAAGCGGTAAATCACGTCCTGAGCATTTTCTGCCATTAGGCGAAATCTTTCTTCACTGGCAGCAAGTCTGTCTTCAACAATTTTCCGGTCAGTAATATCCTCAATTGTTGCAATTACTTCGGTTGGAATATTCTCAGGATCAACAGGATTGAACAGAGCCTTTATATAGCTTGTTTTTCCGCCTGTTACTGATGTGTAGGCATCTACATAATGGCTGGTACACCCATTTAAAGCTTTTTTCAGAGTCTTACGTATTTTTTTAGGGCCATCTTCAAGTGAGTTGAACCCTAAGATTACTTCTTTGCTGGCACCCATTAGTTCTGTAAATTTGTTGTTACAGTCAATAATTATTCCCTTATTATCAAAACGGATTATGCCCAAAGGAGAATGTTCAAATATCAGACGGTGACGCTCTTCACTGTCCCGCAATTCTTCTTCAGCTTTTTTGCGGTTGGTTATATCACGTAGCGCAGTG of the Maridesulfovibrio zosterae DSM 11974 genome contains:
- a CDS encoding phytoene desaturase family protein, with the protein product MPGTKILMNKYEHIVVGGGISGMTAAILLARSGGKVALVEAFPTLAPTIRGFNRHGMHFDTGVHLLGGLGDNHPLDVYFKHLGLSENLTKIPFNQNGYDCFRFEHNEKQINIPFGYDNLKKTLHSAFPAEKEAIDCYLAKIKETFNLSPFLNFNRNFSIKSITHAETETLQSFLDSIIDNEDLKRLLCYHTLLYGTPPDEAMLSTHALVAGSYFMSAHSIEGGGRAIARAFQKVLADSGVDILTGSSVSKINHNSNREFEGLQFSDGTTIKAESCIWTAHPRTMVSCAAEGAFRPIFKRRINDLSETTSALILFGIAQPPTESLNRKNIFLWPDGNYSEILRGKATIKQSAIFISAGQTTQPNSKQAVTAVMPISFDKFAKWADSSLKNRPPDYKKLKDQLIKEFKTECFRRCPELYGKVEFVDCATPLTLKDYCLSPTGSLYGVAHTASQYNPLPVTKIKGLFMAGQSIIAPGVLGAIVSAYLTCGIISGHDKIHEELRCIYNG
- a CDS encoding beta-ketoacyl-[acyl-carrier-protein] synthase family protein, with protein sequence MFKVAITGIGAISVLGSSRADISNSLKKGSSGIIVDAHRITMGFESPLTGVITGFNPKEWLSRKQLKTMPDHAVQAYAAAFQALDQSGLSIEDLQNDESGLIFGCDSSCIAALDQVELLKERGQTSLIGSGAVFRSMTSCITMNLNTLFKTRGAAWTISSACSSGGHAVGQGFSLISSGQQERVICGGAQEINWQSMCSFDGLGAFSCKTDLPQQASRPFDKDRDGLVPSGGAAAIVLERYDLAKERGAEILGTVSGYGFSSDGEHISVPGKTGLARAGAKAIKQAGLAASDIDYICAHATATPAGDAAEAENIRRLFSDSNPRISSTKSMTGHELWMSGASQVVYTVLMNQGGFIAPNINYKDGGSDAAGLNIVSETIFEPPRNALLNSAGFGGTNSCLVLKF
- the fabG gene encoding 3-oxoacyl-ACP reductase FabG, with translation MSKIALITGASKGIGAAIAVQLAEDGYDIWLNYRSDDAGAHKTAEQIKQHGQQCTLLKFDVTDEKAVEENLSSLLEKKVPYIVVNNAGFTRDSIMMMMDSSDWNKVLQVHLTGFFNVTKPVVSRMLRKRTGRIINIASTSGETGVAGQTNYCAAKAGLIGATKSLAMEVAKRNILVNAVTPGFIDTDMLSELPVDEIKNTIPLKRLGTPKEVAGVVSFLCSDKASYITGQTIAVNGGIYT
- a CDS encoding DsrE family protein; translated protein: MYCLYAFNGELMCFVHVLLNGLDMAEKGMKVSIVFEGASVALIPELEKKDCPFHKLYMKAKSQGLFDGACKACSVKLQVKEDVEKSGIPLIGEMSGHPAMSDYIEKGYKIITF
- a CDS encoding PAS domain-containing hybrid sensor histidine kinase/response regulator, whose translation is MPEKEKRFRLLFENAPMPYQSLDEYGYFLDVNNRWLEILGYEDKNEVIGKWCGDILTPEFQKLFEKRFPIFKHICMIDGAEFDMIRKDGSIIKVSVTGRIQHDDDGNFICTHCIFQDITEEQKTTKALKESEKRYRRLSDATFESIFISEKGVCIEQNSAAEQMFGYTQEEAIGRNSTDWIVPEDRPTVLKHILSGDELAYEVNALRKNGTTFPCEIQGRQIKIEDKTIRFTALRDITNRKKAEEELRDSEERHRLIFEHSPLGIIRFDNKGIIIDCNNKFTELMGASKEVILGFNSLEDGPKKIRKTLKKALNGCTSHYVDAYTSVTGGKTSYIKALFNPVDPENIPTEVIATIEDITDRKIVEDRLAASEERFRLMAENAQDVIYRFSLAAEKYEYISSACQKVMGYEPEDFYADYTLMIKIVNEPWQSLIQKNWPNLMKGVISPVVEYKITHKSGEIKWMQQTNILLTDSGGKAIAIEGIVRDITDLKSALEKVELEKARAESASNTKSEFLANMSHEIRTPLNGIMGMLQLLQADNLSQKQIEYITAAMQASKRLNNVLSDILDLARVEAGKLSIQNTGFNPLKTMQHIYDMFRVTAQHSGLKLNLEIAPDVPEKIIGDDLRLQQILSNIVGNALKFTEKGSVTISAQKIHINQPDKTSILFIVSDTGAGIPDEQLNKLFESFTQASEGYTREHQGVGLGLAICKQLVTLMNGSISIESRMGEGSSFYISIPFTNSPTASISSKKKEIPKKALPLSGYKILVAEDERINRLYTKRYLESMGCDVETAENGQQALGLLSYKDFDLVLMDVQMPVMNGVEATKAIRKGEAGAHNKRIPIIAITAYAMENDKNNFMQSGMDDYIAKPVEQEKLHEVISSNVLNKRKENHSTLPPK